The following proteins are encoded in a genomic region of Desulfovibrio sp. TomC:
- a CDS encoding D-alanyl-D-alanine carboxypeptidase family protein, producing MHYVLRAMVIALVASLVFVAAPVVENAQALAKDTGRTEKHPAGSAAHKPAKAEKAAKAPKTAKTAKAAKAEKPSRHAKAAVAESPAKKPRRGRKAAPPVSPDIENEEGDIGACAVPTLTVKSAILWNMNTGEVLYEQNPDVQIPPASLTKVLTLYILFDAIRQGRLRPWDVIEVSGRAATQGGSNMHLRSGEQVKITDLIQGIAVASANDACMAIADNLENGNAEAFVALMNDTAKRLGMTNSVFHNPNGLPAEGQVTTARDMLKLAAAYLEQFPKALTIHSMQYFTHNNRQRHNANSLLGRYEGADGLKTGFVCASGYNIVATAKRGDTRLIAVVLGSRNPRVRERETIKLLDKGFKMVHAKKTTAPTPVAAIGPAGGVPAHP from the coding sequence ATGCACTACGTACTTCGCGCCATGGTCATAGCCCTCGTGGCTAGCCTGGTTTTTGTCGCCGCTCCGGTTGTGGAAAACGCCCAGGCCCTGGCCAAGGATACCGGCCGCACCGAGAAGCACCCGGCCGGGTCCGCCGCCCACAAACCGGCCAAGGCCGAAAAAGCGGCCAAGGCTCCCAAAACAGCCAAGACCGCCAAAGCGGCCAAGGCCGAAAAACCGTCCAGACACGCCAAGGCCGCCGTGGCCGAGAGCCCGGCCAAAAAGCCCCGGCGCGGCCGGAAAGCCGCCCCGCCGGTCAGCCCCGACATTGAAAACGAAGAGGGCGATATCGGGGCCTGCGCGGTCCCCACCCTCACGGTCAAATCGGCCATCCTGTGGAACATGAACACCGGGGAGGTGCTCTACGAGCAAAATCCCGACGTGCAGATCCCGCCGGCCTCCCTGACCAAGGTGCTGACCCTGTACATCCTCTTTGACGCCATCCGCCAGGGCAGGCTTCGGCCCTGGGACGTCATCGAGGTGTCCGGACGGGCCGCGACCCAGGGCGGGTCCAACATGCATCTGCGCAGCGGCGAACAGGTCAAGATCACGGACCTGATCCAGGGTATTGCCGTGGCCTCGGCCAACGACGCCTGTATGGCCATTGCCGACAACCTGGAAAACGGCAATGCCGAGGCGTTCGTGGCCCTTATGAACGACACGGCCAAGCGTCTGGGCATGACCAATTCCGTGTTCCACAATCCCAACGGCCTGCCGGCCGAAGGGCAGGTGACCACGGCCCGGGACATGCTCAAATTGGCCGCGGCCTATCTGGAGCAGTTCCCCAAGGCGCTGACCATCCATTCCATGCAGTATTTCACCCACAACAACCGCCAGCGGCATAACGCCAATTCGCTCCTGGGCCGGTACGAAGGCGCGGACGGACTCAAAACCGGGTTTGTGTGCGCCTCGGGCTACAACATCGTGGCCACGGCCAAACGCGGCGACACCCGGTTGATCGCCGTGGTCTTGGGCTCGCGCAATCCCCGCGTGCGGGAGCGCGAGACGATCAAGCTGCTGGATAAGGGCTTTAAGATGGTCCACGCCAAGAAAACGACCGCTCCGACGCCTGTGGCGGCGATCGGCCCGGCCGGCGGGGTCCCGGCCCACCCATAG
- a CDS encoding sensor histidine kinase: MADSLDFPDIQERLLALEEAFADHNSYRFKKTIAELRRTVKMRANATALAQAELLDSRKETERNRKQCVDLQAKLKTVVDRFEGSFTAFEKFRKAIRVVELMRAHEDLPAVLDRIKDLFGLRAVSLLLDAGEYAPFEPPGARLAEAAELRKGLAELMPKATGPGPFMGSIKAVPKPEFFFGPGFCAERKVLLLGSCFIYPLRDKFGPQKLVGILSFFDSNPDRYTSEKGSEFATHFADILGYTIVDITDRKKAERLREDVERMTRHDLKSPLTAVLTLPQLLRRDGNLTERQNDMLSLMQHAGYRMLNMINQSLDLYRMERGVYELSPQQVDILPILDNIAGELRGVIEATNLSLEVTVRGRARAEGDAFAVRGEEMLLYTMLSNLIKNALEASPNGARATVALTEGRTLDVAVHNAGAVPAPVRDRFFSKFATAGKKDGTGLGAYGAKLIAETHGAKIAMATSEQKGTTVTVSFPKPRTTDKTAVARSGILK, encoded by the coding sequence ATGGCCGATTCCCTTGATTTTCCAGACATCCAGGAGCGCCTGCTCGCCCTGGAAGAAGCCTTTGCCGACCACAATAGCTACCGGTTTAAAAAAACCATTGCCGAGTTGCGCCGGACCGTCAAAATGCGGGCCAACGCCACGGCCCTGGCCCAGGCCGAACTCCTTGACAGCCGCAAGGAAACCGAACGCAACCGCAAGCAATGCGTGGATTTGCAGGCCAAGCTCAAGACCGTGGTGGATCGCTTCGAGGGCAGCTTCACGGCCTTTGAAAAATTTCGCAAGGCCATCCGGGTCGTGGAACTCATGCGCGCCCATGAAGATCTGCCGGCCGTGCTCGATCGCATCAAGGACCTTTTCGGGCTGCGCGCCGTCAGCCTGCTGCTCGACGCCGGCGAATACGCCCCCTTTGAACCGCCCGGAGCCCGGCTGGCCGAGGCCGCCGAGCTGCGCAAGGGGCTGGCCGAACTCATGCCCAAGGCCACCGGCCCGGGACCGTTCATGGGGTCCATCAAAGCCGTGCCCAAACCGGAATTCTTCTTTGGCCCGGGCTTTTGCGCCGAACGCAAGGTGCTGCTTTTGGGTTCCTGCTTCATCTACCCGCTGCGCGACAAGTTCGGCCCGCAAAAGCTCGTCGGCATCCTAAGCTTTTTCGACTCCAACCCGGACCGCTACACCAGCGAGAAAGGCTCGGAATTCGCCACCCACTTCGCCGACATCCTGGGCTATACCATCGTCGACATCACGGATCGCAAAAAGGCCGAACGCCTGCGCGAAGACGTCGAGCGCATGACCCGCCACGATCTCAAGTCCCCGCTGACCGCCGTGCTCACCCTGCCCCAACTGTTGCGCCGCGACGGCAACCTGACCGAGCGGCAAAACGACATGTTAAGCCTCATGCAGCACGCCGGCTACCGGATGCTCAACATGATCAACCAGTCCCTTGATCTCTACCGCATGGAGCGCGGGGTCTACGAACTCTCGCCCCAGCAGGTGGATATTCTCCCCATCCTGGACAATATCGCCGGCGAGCTGCGCGGGGTCATTGAGGCCACGAACCTGAGCCTTGAGGTGACGGTGCGCGGGCGCGCCCGGGCCGAGGGGGATGCGTTTGCCGTGCGCGGCGAAGAAATGCTGCTCTATACCATGCTGTCCAACCTGATCAAAAATGCCCTGGAGGCCTCGCCAAACGGAGCGCGGGCGACAGTGGCCCTGACCGAGGGCCGCACCCTGGATGTGGCCGTGCACAACGCCGGGGCCGTGCCGGCTCCGGTGCGGGACCGGTTTTTCAGCAAATTCGCCACTGCCGGCAAGAAAGACGGCACCGGCCTTGGGGCCTACGGAGCCAAACTCATCGCCGAGACCCACGGGGCCAAAATCGCCATGGCCACCTCGGAACAAAAAGGCACCACCGTCACGGTGTCGTTCCCCAAGCCCCGGACCACGGACAAAACCGCCGTCGCCCGCTCGGGCATTCTCAAATAA
- the cobJ gene encoding precorrin-3B C(17)-methyltransferase — protein sequence MAQTALQAADMVVGYTAYIELVPPPLLAGKTVAATGMTHEVARCRTALEAAAEGRRVVLVSSGDAGVYGMAGLALEMLTTLGLDGHVAFTVVPGIPAVCAAAALLGAPLTHDFAVVSLSDLLTPRPVIEQRLEAAFAADFVVAIYNPRSRKRAGHLTAALACAARHRSPETPVGMVKSAFRPAQAIRVTPLSAADPAWADMLTIVIVGNSASRMAAGRILTPRGYSGKYDLGQ from the coding sequence ATGGCCCAGACGGCCTTGCAGGCGGCCGACATGGTGGTCGGCTACACCGCCTATATCGAGCTTGTGCCGCCGCCGCTGCTGGCCGGCAAGACCGTGGCCGCCACCGGCATGACCCACGAAGTGGCCCGCTGCCGCACCGCCCTGGAAGCCGCGGCCGAAGGCCGGCGGGTGGTGCTCGTCTCCAGCGGCGACGCCGGAGTCTACGGCATGGCCGGACTGGCCCTGGAAATGCTGACCACCCTTGGCCTGGACGGGCATGTCGCCTTTACCGTGGTGCCGGGAATCCCGGCGGTCTGCGCCGCAGCCGCCCTGCTCGGCGCGCCGCTCACCCACGATTTCGCCGTCGTAAGCCTCTCCGACCTGCTCACGCCCCGGCCGGTCATCGAACAACGCCTGGAAGCCGCCTTTGCCGCCGATTTCGTCGTGGCCATCTACAACCCGCGCTCCCGAAAACGCGCCGGCCACCTGACCGCCGCCCTGGCCTGCGCCGCCCGCCACCGCAGCCCCGAAACCCCCGTCGGCATGGTCAAAAGCGCCTTTCGCCCGGCCCAGGCCATCCGCGTCACCCCGCTTTCCGCCGCCGACCCGGCCTGGGCCGATATGCTCACCATCGTCATTGTCGGCAACAGCGCCAGCCGCATGGCTGCCGGACGCATCCTCACCCCGCGCGGCTATAGCGGCAAGTACGACCTGGGACAGTAA
- a CDS encoding chemotaxis protein CheX → MKPTDAEVAKPFVDATRHVLTMMAQLDPKPGKPYVKKASAAAGDVSAVVGLTGDRNGSISISFSKKCAIAVVKNMLGDDIADIIQDAKDAVGEITNMISGQARAGLSQLGLNLSSSTPTVIFGDNHTISHITSGPVVAIPFSTEYGDFTLEFCFE, encoded by the coding sequence ATGAAACCGACCGATGCTGAAGTTGCCAAGCCCTTTGTCGATGCCACCAGGCATGTCCTGACCATGATGGCCCAGCTGGATCCCAAACCGGGCAAACCGTACGTCAAAAAAGCGTCAGCCGCTGCTGGCGACGTTTCCGCCGTCGTTGGCCTGACGGGCGACCGCAACGGCAGCATCTCCATCAGCTTCTCCAAGAAATGTGCCATTGCCGTCGTCAAGAACATGCTCGGCGACGATATTGCCGATATCATCCAGGATGCCAAAGACGCCGTCGGTGAAATCACCAACATGATTTCCGGCCAGGCCCGGGCAGGCCTCAGCCAGCTTGGCCTCAATCTGTCCTCGTCCACGCCCACGGTCATTTTCGGCGACAATCACACCATCAGCCACATCACCTCCGGCCCTGTGGTGGCCATCCCGTTTTCCACCGAGTATGGGGATTTCACTCTGGAGTTCTGCTTCGAGTGA
- a CDS encoding protein-disulfide reductase DsbD family protein: MAPTRLADCDRFPPRPRARRFRPACNGLLLAALVLSILCLDGLSLAGAQPPTTDRPDLRTVAAVPAAATAGPAGLPAAQAISQPAATPAAPEPVAAAAAQQLPARLEPALFRLPKGDPSGQILAVVTLVSAPGWHAYAVGPAESGQSARANLTAGDIQAPALFPPGIPTPDPLEPEKTVLIYEGRTPIFVPLSDQARSAPVLSGEIRVFSCSDTSCWPSTLAVSLPLAELAVVDLPQAETQPWWPLFLALRNAALASPLTACPDPSLPASLLHPPVAAVPATPAAASPAQPATPSLTPRSFTPALEVSGLLKAAMLAFAAGFILNFMPCVLPVVSLKLSGLLAISGEEGKLERRRILREHNFFFALGIVVYFLLLSLILGAFGLAWGEMFQSPGLAIVVAVVLFALSLSLFGVFHLPVVDLKISSGTRGHTRRGAFLTGALTTLLATPCSGPFLGGVLAWTLLQPQHVIMTVFTAIGLGMASPYAVLAIWPRLVRLLPRPGAWMQSLERAMAFVLAATCLYFLALLPPGRILPTLAAFWAMALAATLFGRMHLAQSALRGAIMGVAALAVAGGGLAFALTFTPPVEAEWVAYTPETFAERLGRDNLVLDFTADWCPTCKLLERTVLTPARVAQWGTRHKAVFMKVDLTRQTPSAMALLRALGSQSIPVAAFFPAGDEANAPLVLRDLFTAGQFEQAMDEAFSRPYAQPAGLPAD; encoded by the coding sequence ATGGCACCAACACGCCTTGCGGATTGCGACCGCTTCCCCCCCCGGCCCCGCGCCCGTCGCTTCCGGCCAGCCTGTAACGGCCTGCTGCTGGCCGCCCTGGTCCTGTCGATCCTGTGCCTCGACGGCCTGTCTCTGGCCGGCGCCCAGCCCCCGACGACCGACAGGCCCGACCTCCGGACGGTTGCGGCGGTCCCGGCAGCAGCCACGGCCGGACCAGCCGGCCTGCCCGCTGCCCAGGCGATCTCCCAGCCGGCCGCAACGCCGGCTGCCCCGGAACCCGTTGCCGCAGCCGCAGCCCAACAATTGCCGGCCCGGCTGGAACCCGCCCTGTTCCGTCTGCCCAAGGGCGACCCCTCGGGCCAGATCCTGGCGGTGGTGACCCTGGTTTCCGCCCCGGGCTGGCACGCCTATGCCGTGGGTCCGGCCGAGTCCGGCCAATCGGCCCGGGCCAACCTGACCGCCGGCGACATCCAGGCCCCGGCCCTGTTTCCTCCGGGCATCCCCACCCCGGACCCGCTGGAGCCTGAAAAAACCGTCCTGATTTACGAAGGCCGCACCCCCATTTTCGTGCCGCTCTCCGACCAGGCCCGCAGCGCCCCGGTCCTTAGCGGCGAAATCCGGGTGTTTTCCTGTTCCGACACCAGCTGCTGGCCCTCGACCCTGGCCGTGTCGCTGCCCCTGGCTGAGCTGGCCGTCGTCGATCTGCCCCAGGCCGAAACCCAGCCCTGGTGGCCGCTTTTCCTGGCCCTGCGAAACGCGGCCCTGGCCTCGCCCCTGACCGCCTGTCCCGATCCGTCCCTGCCGGCCTCCCTGCTCCACCCTCCGGTTGCGGCCGTGCCCGCGACCCCGGCCGCTGCATCGCCCGCGCAGCCGGCCACCCCCAGCCTGACCCCGCGCTCGTTTACCCCGGCCCTGGAGGTTTCCGGGCTGCTCAAGGCCGCCATGCTGGCCTTTGCCGCCGGATTCATCCTCAATTTCATGCCCTGCGTGCTGCCGGTGGTGAGCCTCAAGCTCTCGGGCTTGCTGGCCATCAGTGGCGAGGAGGGCAAGCTCGAGCGCCGGCGCATCCTGCGTGAGCATAATTTCTTTTTTGCCCTGGGCATCGTGGTCTATTTTCTGCTTTTAAGCCTCATCCTCGGGGCGTTCGGTCTGGCCTGGGGCGAGATGTTCCAGTCGCCAGGGCTGGCCATTGTGGTGGCTGTGGTGCTTTTTGCCCTGTCGCTGAGTCTTTTTGGCGTCTTCCACCTGCCGGTGGTGGATCTGAAGATCTCTTCCGGCACCCGGGGGCACACCCGGCGCGGCGCTTTCTTGACCGGAGCCCTGACCACTTTGCTGGCCACCCCGTGCAGCGGACCGTTTCTGGGCGGGGTGCTGGCCTGGACCCTGCTGCAACCCCAGCACGTCATCATGACGGTCTTCACCGCCATCGGCCTGGGTATGGCCTCGCCTTACGCCGTCCTGGCCATCTGGCCGCGGCTGGTGCGGCTTTTGCCCCGCCCCGGCGCCTGGATGCAGAGCCTGGAGCGGGCTATGGCCTTTGTGCTGGCGGCCACCTGCCTGTATTTCCTGGCGCTCCTGCCGCCGGGGCGCATCCTGCCCACTTTGGCCGCTTTCTGGGCCATGGCCCTGGCCGCCACGCTCTTTGGCCGGATGCATCTGGCCCAGAGCGCCCTGCGCGGCGCGATCATGGGCGTGGCGGCCCTGGCCGTTGCCGGCGGCGGTCTGGCTTTTGCCCTGACCTTCACCCCGCCGGTCGAGGCCGAGTGGGTGGCCTACACGCCTGAGACCTTTGCCGAGCGCCTGGGCCGGGACAATCTGGTCCTGGATTTCACGGCCGACTGGTGCCCGACCTGCAAGCTTCTGGAACGCACGGTCCTCACCCCGGCCCGGGTGGCCCAGTGGGGCACGCGCCACAAGGCCGTGTTCATGAAGGTGGATCTCACCCGGCAGACCCCGTCGGCCATGGCGCTTTTGCGCGCCCTGGGCAGCCAGTCCATTCCGGTGGCCGCCTTTTTCCCGGCTGGCGACGAGGCCAATGCCCCGCTTGTCCTGCGCGATCTCTTCACAGCCGGCCAGTTCGAGCAGGCCATGGACGAAGCCTTCAGCCGGCCCTACGCCCAACCGGCCGGCCTTCCGGCCGATTAA
- a CDS encoding cobalt-precorrin 5A hydrolase, producing the protein MTTPDIAIYAVTEKGARLGQTLAAALPSRLHALSRLAVPEAAPFASLADLVAGTFARFRAHIFICACGIAVRSIAPFVRDKTSDPAVVCLDDTGHFAISLLSGHLGGANDLARRVADLTGAMPVVTTATDAAGAPAIELLARDLGLGLDNPVATRRINAALAAGQPVAVFDPLGLFAVTHAKALNHFEWVAAPEQVAPDSPLILVDWRTGPHTPTRLYLRPRVLTAGVGCRRGTPAADILSLLDHVCRERRLAPGSLAALASIEAKRDEVGLLEAARTLGLDILFFTADQLAGVSVPHPSAVVAKHMGVGSVCEAAAILATGGGRLLAPKTRTGFSTAAIALAR; encoded by the coding sequence ATGACCACTCCCGACATCGCCATCTACGCCGTCACCGAAAAAGGGGCGCGCCTCGGCCAAACTCTCGCCGCAGCCCTTCCGTCCAGGCTCCACGCCCTGTCCCGGCTGGCCGTCCCGGAGGCCGCGCCGTTTGCCTCGCTTGCCGACCTTGTCGCCGGGACCTTTGCCCGGTTTCGCGCCCACATCTTCATCTGCGCCTGCGGCATCGCCGTGCGCTCCATTGCCCCGTTTGTCCGCGACAAGACGTCCGATCCGGCCGTGGTCTGCCTGGACGACACCGGCCATTTCGCGATAAGCCTGCTCTCCGGCCATCTGGGCGGCGCCAACGATCTGGCCCGGCGCGTGGCCGACCTGACCGGGGCCATGCCCGTTGTCACCACGGCCACTGACGCGGCCGGCGCCCCGGCCATCGAACTGCTGGCCCGGGACCTCGGCCTTGGCCTGGACAATCCCGTGGCCACCCGCCGGATCAATGCCGCCCTGGCCGCCGGCCAACCCGTGGCCGTCTTCGATCCCCTGGGTCTATTTGCCGTGACGCACGCCAAGGCGCTCAACCATTTCGAATGGGTGGCCGCCCCGGAACAGGTTGCGCCGGACTCGCCCCTGATCCTGGTGGACTGGCGCACCGGCCCGCACACGCCAACGCGCCTGTATCTGCGCCCCCGGGTGCTCACGGCCGGCGTGGGCTGTCGCCGGGGGACCCCGGCCGCCGACATTTTGTCCCTGCTCGACCATGTCTGCCGGGAGCGCCGGCTGGCCCCGGGAAGCCTGGCCGCCCTGGCCAGCATCGAGGCCAAGCGCGACGAGGTCGGGCTTCTGGAAGCGGCCCGGACCCTCGGCCTGGACATCCTTTTTTTCACTGCCGACCAACTGGCCGGCGTCAGCGTGCCCCACCCCTCGGCGGTGGTGGCCAAACATATGGGAGTGGGCAGCGTATGCGAGGCCGCGGCAATACTGGCGACGGGGGGAGGCAGACTGCTGGCTCCGAAAACAAGGACCGGCTTTTCCACGGCAGCCATCGCCCTGGCTCGCTGA